The sequence TAATGTGCTGAATAACGCCTCAGCTACCTGGAACTGATGATGGATTAACTCTGAGAAACACCAGAAGTGTTGAAATCGGAAGTTATCCTCAGTTTGAGTTTTCAAAATTAGAGTTAACTTAGTTGCGGCAATGAGAAGTACCTCTGTAGTTTGTGTAATAAGTTATGCATATTTTATTAAccgtttttctttctttttttttcccacagagaaAGAGCAGCAAGAAGCAATTGAACACATCGACGAAGTTCAGAATGAAATTGACAGGtaatacatatttttacaaattaagCATGTTTGTCCTTGCTGAGGCTGAGATTTCCCAAAGGTGGTTagtacatttaaaaaggaaCTAACTGGTGAAATTAGGtgctgtaactgtgtgtgtgtgtaccttaaTGAATATGATAATAGCCACATGCAGAACAAATCAATAACAAATGggatgtttttttggttttctccTTCAGGTTGAACGAGCAAGCCAGTGAGGAGATCCTCAAAGTagaacagaaatacaacaaactCCGTCAGCCATTCTTTCAGAAGAGGTCAGAACTGATCGCCAAAATCCCCAACTTCTGGGTCACCACGTTTGTCAACCATCCACAGGGTGAGCATTTCAACAAGAcgtctgtgttttcctgtctttttttttttttttaatagtttgctCACTGGCTTGTGTTGAAGTCTGGTATTTATGATGCATTTCCCCTCCACAGTATCTGCCCTActgggagaggaagatgaagaagcaCTTCATTACCTGAGCCGAGTGGAGGTGACAGAGTTCGAAGACATCAAGTCAGGCTACAGAATAGATTTTGTAAGTACTGTAGTGTTGTATGCTCACATAACAAAGGCACAAgttgttctttgttttctcacccaggtgtgttttgtcttcTAGTATTTCGATGAAAATCCGTACTTCGAAAACAAAGTACTTTCCAAAGAGTTCCATTTGAACGAGAGTGGAGACCCATCTTCAAAGTCAACGGAAATCAAATGGAAATCAGGAAAGGTTTGTGAATCTTTGAGTTTCTGTTGGCAAAGAAAACTAGAcggatatttttttttttttttttttttaattggtctGCAGCCTGTTGGGTGACCTTGTTCAAGTCCTTATTCACattgttcttctttttatttgtttttttttgttttgtttttttaaatacactgaGTTGTAAGTTTTCTTGCTATGCCAGCTTTGAGCTCTTAACCACAACATTGCTAATATCATGTGTTGGCAGGACCTGACCAAGCGCTCCAGCCAGACACAGAACAAAGCAGGAAGGAAGAGGCAACACGAAGAGCCAGAGAGCTTCTTCACTTGGTTCACTGATCACGCCGACGCCGGCGCTGATGAGCTCGGGGAGGTCATCAAGGACGACATCTGGCCAAACCCTCTGCAGTACTACCTGGTATGTTCATGGGCAGGTTAATGTATCTTTACTTGTGTTGAATTTCCCAAGCTGCCCCTTTTTCCAACACAAGCAGACGTCTTCGAGCCAGCCGTTGGCTATTTCGGTCAAACAAACATAAGTGCTAAAAGTGACTGTGATGCTTAGGTTCCTGACATGGATGACGAGGAaggtgagggtgaggatgatgaagaggacgaggagggtCTGGAGGACATAGACGAGGAGGGAGATGAAGACggagaggaggacgaagaggacgACGGAGAAGACGGAGAGGTAAAGAGAAAGTCAGACTGATGTCTTGAttagtcatttttgttttcagcacTCGCTTGACTGTctgctgtcttcttcttcttctcaggATGACGAGGGAGAAGACGACTAAGAAATAACATCATCTACCCAGACCCTCAACCTTCTATTTCCTGTTTGGTTTTTCCACTCACGTTCGGGAGCAAaggttttaatttttttttttttttactttttttttttaatccgtGTGTGCTTCGTTTTCCATTCTGAGGCCTCTTCACCTGTTGGTGCCATGTTATGTTCTCCTTTTGACTCATCTTAGGCCAATGGCACTTTGCCCTGGATTGTGAGTACCATCCCCAAAGTcatctcaaaaataaaataaaaagtataaaaatagaatcaGCACGGCATCCTGAGTAGAATTTGAAGACAATTCAGAGAATTCCTCTTGTTAAAGGTTGTGTGGTAAATTGACTAAAGCCATGGTGTAGTGACCCAGCGCTAGTTTACCTCTCAAATATTTTTTccccatattttttttttttttcctcagttggGGTGTTAATCCCTTGAAAAAACCTATTTTTCCCCTATGTGGTTAACGAGTACCAGCTCATTCCTTTTGACTTGTAATGttaagggggaggggggggtggggtaaGCTGGGGAGGAGCAGGAGTATGTTGGTTATCGGGGAGAGTGGTTATTTTGACACCATTTCtatgggacttttttttttcattgtattgTTTTACAGATATCCATGAAatttgaaatgacatttttaataaagaacaaaatggaaaaaaaacaagcttgtaAATTTTGGCCCCCACTGCTTCATgggtttaaaaaagaaaaaaaaaaaaaaaaacttatctCATAGAATTTACGTTTAATCACTTTCCTTTTCCACTGGGGGGAAAAGAAACTGTTTTAAATTTGAGGTGTACAACTTGCTTTGTTACAATAATAAAACTTAACTGTGTTTACACGTGTGGGAGTTTTCAAACTAAGCAGGTGCATAGAAATTTATTAAATAGATTCAGGGAGCAGCAGAGGTTACTAGTACAGTCAAAAATGTCCGTCAGCTcatgaaggattttggagtCACTAGCAGGCTCGATGCAAAGTCTTCCCTTAACAGACGATGGGTGATTAGAGCCAAAAACGTCTGCTCGGACTCCTCGAATTTGGTTTTTGTGATCGTGTCTGGCCAGTCACTGGGCTGGAAGGCCCaacctggaggaggaaaagacaaacaaaattaaTCTTATACAATATAGCATCAATACAATCAAACGTGGGAAGTGTGCTGGTCTAGGTAACCAGTAAAGCCTTTTTAATTTAGAAGAGAAATTCTTGTGCCAGATGTTGCTCAAAAATTAAACTATATAACAAGTGTATAAGTAGTACATGGTAACACTACTGCCTAATAAGATGTAGTAAAATAAGTTGACTCAAGGTATTATAGACCGTGATATTGAAAAAGTTAAACTACATTagataatgaaaaatatattaaacatgAATCAAAGTATGGGATAAAGTCTGTATATAAGTCTATAAACTTGGAGATATTTAAGTTAACTTTGTACAGTAAATTGTTAAAACATGAAACTTGTGCAAGTATTTGATAAAAAGTTAAGTGTGTGTAACTTCATTATAATGTTGATTTAACAAACTTACTACTTAATATCTAAGACTtgctgtaaaaatataaatgcaagtaTTTCATAAgaatatttaacaaaaagtGTGAATAACTTCTTTGGCTTAAATTATCCCCCAGATTTCTGCAGTCTGGTCTAGATGCAGGTATTTCATGGTCATTTAAAAACTAATATTACAAGTGTTGTGGTGATGATGAACGTGACCAGAGAACAATGTTTATTTGctggtgatgaaggtgaagtGTCTCATCTCACAGCACACTTCAAACATTTATTCAACGTGCttgcagagagaaaaagcctGTTGTTAATTTAAGGTTTTGCAGATGCATGTTGTACTTTGTGCACCACTCCGGGCTTCGTACCCACCTAAATGAGTTTTACACCGAGGACAGGTGGCCACCGTCCATGAGTACCCGGGGAACCACGAGAAGTGTTTATCTGCCGGCCAGTGCTGCTCGACGTCCGCTTTTCTGAACGTGATCACCTCAAACTGGTGTCCGTGGGGGTTTTCGAAAAGCTGGATGTTAACCCTTCGGCCCCCCACCGACGTGTCGTTGCGGCTGGAGAGCGCCAGCCGGCTGGGGACGAAGTGCATGTCCGCCCCGGCCGCCAGCTCGTGTCCGCACGCCCTGCACAGTATCAGGGTGGCGGGGCTGGTCCCCCCCTTCTCCGCCTCGGCAGCACACGCCTCACCAGGCCGGTATGCAGCGGGATGAAACAGGAGTACAAAGGAGGTATAGCACATTATGAACCTCTCCAGCTGCTTCACGTGCAGCCGCAGGCTCCGTGTGCACCGCATTACCGCCGCCCCGCACGCACATGGACAAAGCTAACCACAGCTAGCTTAAACTCTTAGCAAGCTTTGTTGTCAGCGGACGCCGATGAGTGTCGTTTGGCTATGAAACACCAATCCAAAGTACGTCAGATTCATCACTTAAGTATGTTAACTCGGTCGAGATGCACCAACCTGCGGTGCAAATCTACTAATATCTGGTGATTCGTGGACTTTAAAAGCGGTTAGCTAGTAAAGTTAGCATTAGCTCACTCTCCAGGCCAACTTTGCTGTTCGTGCGGAAGTGCCTGGGAAGAAAACCGGAAGTGCAGTCATCTCAACCATTTCCTTCTCTAACTGCGCACATTTAAACATGACAATACAACAGGCACTCAActgttaaattatttagtttagtgAACGAGAAAGGCCCAGTTAGTTACACATTACCTGCGTTTTGATTGCACACAAGCATTTTCTTGTGTAACCCGCCATTTTAGGGTTCATTGTGCTTTTTgggaatttttatttttttatttttatctttcaaaGAGGCACAGTGAGACTTACAGTAGGCAGCTGTATAAAAGCTTAAACAATAGATTACATTGAGATGACACTAAAGCCTCTTTGGTGCGTTTTAACCTCATTTTAAcggttgttttaaatgtcaccCGTTACTTCTAATGGTTACCACGGGCAACGCTTATCCAAAACTCGCTTCCgccaatcacagagcaggaTACTGcaaaccagccaatcaggaggTTCGTTGGTCGATCCAAACAACCGTCCGCTCCACAGACAAAAGTCGAGATTTATCCAGGAAACGAGTAAATTACCGCGCCAATAATCCACtgatatgtgtttgtttgggtcGTTATTGATCCTGAACGCGGTCTGAATGTTGCTGTAACGTCTCGAAAGAATGAAAACCCGGGAttcgccgccgccgccgccggtTCACGTCCACGTACCGGAGACCACACCTGTACATGTTCATATGAGGAGGAGTCCCAGCAAGACCTCACAGGTTATTTTACTAATTTATTTAACTGGAAACTTAATGTGACTTCATGAAAACTCACTTTTTGAATGCTAATTAAATGTACGGTGATCAAAGTTTAAATATCCCTCATGGTAGTTTGTTTTGTAGCTAATATGTGGACTTTATTACCTGCACTGATTTTTGTCCATAACAGTATTTCTCTCTTataatgtacttttttattGAGTTTACAATGACGTATATGAAAAACAATAAGTCATCTGTGTTTTACCTGTTTCTTGCAGAATAGGACAAAAGATGCCCAGGTGAAGGGGAATGGAGGGCGGCCAAAGGTCCGGGCACCGTGGATTCCTCCAGGAAGACTGTCCTGCCGAAGAGATGTGGGCTCACACAAGTCTCTTTATAGTGTTTTTATCCGTCACTGCAATGCTTTCAACCACAGCCACCAAATAATGTGGGAAAATGAACATAACTGGGGAGAGGACAGGATATTCTTGCAGGGATTTGCTTCCCTAACAGCGCAGACGTGTTTTCACTGAGTGCCGAATGTGATCAAAAACGAAGATGACTGAATCACCACAAAGTTTGAGTAGGAAGTAATAAATCTACACAAAACTGACAGGACTTTCACACGATAGACAAGCAGCAATGAATACTTTAAATACCTAATTTACTGCAATATCTTTTCCTTAAAGAAAATATGTCATCTCCTGGTTCATCACAgatatgtattatttattatacacaCCCCTGTTCAACATCTCGTCGCCAGAATTCAATCTAGAGCTTTTTTGGAATTGAGTTCAACCCTTTCCAGTGTGTTCACCAAACATGAgtcttgcttgtttgtgtgtcacgatcagagaggcagagtgCAGCATCAATCAGAAAGTGGAATCGGGCGTCAGCgtgatgcagaggaggaggaggaggaggacgaagagcTGGCTGCAGTATCCAAAAACCTCAGTCTGCTGCTCGGAGAACAAGAAAGCATTTGTCGTTCAAGGAAGTAAGACACCCTAACACAGTTTATTagtcttcatttttttcttttgtgatgatgtgttttcttttagtgGACACCGTAGCTGTCCAAGTGTTCGATCGATCATAGCAGACAAATTCTTTTTGTCCTCAGTTGCCTCAAAATGAGCAAAagagctcctctcctctggctcCATTTCTCACATTTCACATTGCACAGGGAGAGATTCACAGTCCCCAAGAATAGACCAGATAACAGCACAGGTTGACTCAGTTTCAATTTCATCTATTTTGCCTGGAAAATGCACATTGATGACTGTAAATGTGACATTGTTAGCCAAAAGACTCATTTTCAACTGCTGTCTCTTGGCCAGAAGTTAAATTAGTCATTGACACAACAAAAACACGAGAACAATTTTCCACACAAGTAATATAAGAACcgtagaaaataaaacatgtagcAGCTGAACCAGCGAAGAGCTTTGAGGGATGCGGCAGCATCGTGCAGAATAGGACATGTAGAAAGCAGATAATTGATACAAAACAATCAGCGCAGACAGTTAAAGCACAATAACataacatcacatcacatcacagaaGACGGAGATGAAACCAGAAGGGAACCGATCTGACAAACGGACAGAAAGACAAGCATGCAGTGGCTTCATGATGGCAGCTCTGATTGCTTTTAAACCAGCTTTTAAAATTATATACAAAGGAACGACGCATGTCTCTTAGTCGTATATTTAATGGAGGGTTGTTCCAAAACTAGGAAGCTCTTATCGTGAAGGTCGTTTGGCCACAAGATGTTTTCCTCCAGTCGACATCAATGCCTCCTCTTATTCTTGATCAGTCTGAGAGAGAAATCTGAGAAATGGAGGAGGTGCTATTCAAGGTTGAATATTAAACAAGCATTGTGAAATTTAATAAGATTTTCCCAGAAATGGAGACCGTATCTAGAAAGTATATTACAGTGATGGTAGCTTTTCAGTTTGTGTCAGTTATCAGTGTTCAGACAGTATGTTATATGTTAGAAGATAAATCTTTGCAGCCTCTGGTTACAGCTGATGCACATGTGCTGTTTTTGGTGAACTCTGTTAGTCAGCACTGCACTTTGTCCCTGAGCAGCAGTctgtggagcagctggaggacatAAAACATGCTGTGGAGCAGACAGAAGGAGTTTCTCACTGTGATGAAACACACTCATCATCATTGTAATCATTAGAAATGACTTGATGTGGATGAGACACCTCTCTGCTGCAACGTAACcccacaaaacaacacacaaagcTTCCCATGTGATGACTGTTGgattaacattttgttttcttatttttgtcttgCGTACAGGTCAGATTGTAGGGGTCAACACGGAGAGACAGATGTGCTCCTGAGGACGCTCGTAGAAGCAGAAATAGATGGCGTAGCAGTCGCTAATCAGCTGACAGCTCTGAAGGAAACTATCGACAGCCTTGCGAAGGTAAACTTTGCACCAAGTGATCATTTTGTGCACCCGGTCGGTGAGGAGGTTGGAGGATAGATGCAGGATAAATGAGCGGAGGAGGACGTGTTTTGCTCTACACGATCGTGTTTTTATGTAATCATTTATCTTACAGGACAAGCGGCTATCAAAAGTGCATGCAGCTTCTGTGGGACGGCAGCAGGAGATGCTGTTAGAGAAGATAGAGATGTTCGACAACACGAACCACAGCCTTCGGGAGCTCCTCAGAGAGTGGAGCGAATACGAGGTacaggaagcagaagaaaaCTCAGGGAGAGCGAACGTCTCCTCTGGCTGCTCTTTACACGTTGTGCTGTTGTATCCACAGAGAGAATCGCTGGTGTGGTCAGGAGAGAAAGACGCCATGAAGAAAAGACTTGCTGACAGTGAAGCAGAGAACTTTGTGAGTAATTAGCACCAGTTTTCGTTCATTCACCGTTTTCACCAGTCACCAGATGTCTGAGGAggtttctcttgtttttctctcaatcTTGACAGCGACTTTTGGCCAAACTCACCAGCAAGGAGAAAGAGGCGTCTAAGCTCACCGAGCACTTGGACTTTGAAAAGGTTTGAGACTTGACATTAGGATTGAGCTGCTACTGCACTGCTTTACTGAAGTTAATACAACTCGTACTCTATCATGGCGAAGGTCAGTTTTTCATCTAAGGATGCTTTACAAAAAATGAGGTGCATAAAATCATATTTCCTCAgtatgttgtttatttgttatttgatagGGACAGAGCACGTTAACAGACATCAGTATAAAAATACAAGTTCAGCAAGAATGCTAATTTACATCCATAGTTAACAAAAGCAGAAACTTTACAACTGACAGTGTTGAAATACAAATATTAGTGTAAACACTTGGAGGTAAGGAGGCAGCCTCAGAGGCTTGATGCAGCGCTGCCAAATAAACCTCTAGGTTTGGGGAAATATTTAAGATAAGGGACAAACTAAAACTTGAAACTCGAGGTGACCCTCTGCTTCCCTCCGTCCCGGCAGGACAACACGAAGACAATGGAGGAGCTTTCCAGGATCCTGCAGTCGACCCGCGACCATCTGGAATCAGAGCTGAACAGAGCAGAAGCTGAAAAGGCCCATCTGGCTGCTCAGATTCAGGTCTGATCATCTGAAGATGaaatgcaacaaaacacacacacttgaccaGCTGTTTTCATCGGTCCAACATGCACTGAAGTGGGTGCTACCGCCAGTGTTAGAACCCTCATTTGTTTGCTAACTACATAACCACAAGTGTTTTCTGTTAACGATACATTATTCCTTTAATCCTCTTCTCTGTAAAAACATGTCTTTTGACTAGGGCTGGGTGTTGGTACTCCATATTTTTAAGGTATCGACTGAAATAACCCCGTACCAAGTAGTATCCAAAGTTCTCCAGTCAAACAACACCTGCATTAgatcctttttttcctttattagccaactgaaatgaaagagcACCACAGTAGATAACAGAGTTCTTACAAAGTCTGGATGACTGCATGACTGTCGGAGGAGGCTGTGCAGCCGTCGGCCGCTGTCAGAGCCAAGCTCTGCTGTTAGTGATACTTTGTAAAACGTCCTATCAGAGCAGAAGAATCAGCCAAACTAACTTACTAATTTCAAAGTGCTTGAAAAGTTCTTTAATTTTACCTGAAGAAAGATGTCTGAGCCCTGAGATAAAGTTCTCACTCCTCTTTCAGGTTGTAAAAACAGTGGATGATACAGCCCCTCTGAAACGGGCCTTTCGTCACTTTAAGCCTGTCAGAGCAGCGTGTGAGCGTATAAACTGGATGTCTGATTGTCTCTCTGGCTGTCTGTGTGGATCAGAGGATGCAGcagagccagcagcagctgcaggaggagcttcACGCCCTGCAAGAGGAGCTGCAGGCTCTGAGGCAGCGCAGAGACGAGGAGGGGAGCAAGGAGGAGCACAGGCACCAAGAGCAGGAGGCGCTGGCCCTGCTGACCCAGCAGGCAGAGCGAGCTGAAGACTCCGCCAGGCAGCTCGCTGCAAAACTGCAGGAGAAGGTCAGTCTTCAGAGGCACCGCAGGCCCACTGTGTCTGCATCAGGGGGCGTAGAGGGGTGCTGTAACCTGGTGGGGCACAaagcattaaaaataaatcacaaagcAACATGTTTTTCTACACACAAAGTCTCAGGTCTGTGGGCTGATCCACAGGCCTCTCTATGGTTCACCCTGCATGCAAATGAGTCTCTCACTGGTGGCACTGATCACATGCTTTTATGCAAATCAAGTTCAAGTGAAGCTCAGCCAGCCTCTTGGTTCAGCAGCAATATTCCAGTGAAACTCACCCAAACAGCAGGTTCTGAGGCGAGGACGGGCTGCTGGAGcctgtttcctctgtgaaaGCAGCAGACTGGAGCAGATGTGTCGCAGGGACAGTTACTGTCCTGCATGTTCAGCTTGTCTGACTTTACTGTGAATCTTATCTTGCAGCTCCGGCCTCCATTTGAGTCTCAGCAGAAATTTCATGAACATATTCCAGGTGTGAATATaattattggtgtgaatgctgaaagcacgGTGGCCGGGgggtgcaaaacaattttacaatacgagaaacacttttacaaagctggagacaaatttacattttagaaaatatttttacaaatcagaaaacaaaatgacattgccataacacatttacaagtcctgagacaaatttacatttgagaaaacaaatttacaagacgtgaaacacttttacaaacgccgcaacaaatttacaagtaactttttcaaccggaaagggaatgtaccaactgtcgagtagaaccggaagtgataaggagttcatggcgacccacgatggacggcagtcaagcggtcttttgcccgttttgtggcgaacatatgagccgattaacgtggtacattccctttccggttgaaaaagttacttgtaaatttgtcttggcgtttgtaaaagtgtttctcgtattgtaaaattgttttgcacctcccggccaccgtacttTTCACGTCCACGACATTCAAAACTTCCGAAATATTCAACGTTTTCCCCAgaaatttccccataggaatgaatgggaaaaaataccaaaattcaaattttttcaaccaacttcaagcctTCACAGCTTCTTCATATgttcagccacaaactccattcaaactttaaaacattcaacatcttctcctcattcaggacatcattcaacccacttcatcccattaaaaaaaaaaaaagttttccactcctttttcagatttaacattagtgtgtgtgtggtggcatGTTCAGACCTAGAGTGGAGTGTCATGGCTTGTCAGTTGGTGCTGAGACTAAGTTCCCCTGAGGCCCACTTTGACCAGTCTCACAACAACACCAATCAGAGTTAACCAAAGTATAAGGCGGAGTAAAGAAACCTATTGGGAACAATTACTGTCAAAGATGGAAAGCAGAGACAGATCCTGACCAAGTCCAGGCTCAGTGACCACAGACTGAACATCCAACAAGGAACAACCAAAACATCATGGCCGCCAAAGTCTGACATGTGACTGTTGGACAGCTGAGGCTCACATAGAGACGCACGTCCTCCTAACAAAACAGTCAATGACATAAGAGACTAAGTCAGCTCTGAGGAGAATCTTTGACTCAACGAGCTCAATGAGCTCTTCAAATGAAACAGGCACATCTCACTGCTGTCCAATATGTATCAACAtaccacaaccacacacacagacacagacacagacgcacacacacacacacacgcagacacacacacacacacacgcagacacacacacacacacacacccacagacacacacacacacacccacagacacacacacagacacacacagacacacacacacacacacattgttgtttttcaaaCTGAATTGAACTGAGTTCCTTTGATGTTCCTTTGATGTCATCAACATTCTAGAATGAGACCCTGGGCTGCATAGATAGGGTGAGCACACTCTCACCTACGCTCTGTGTGCAGCACTGACTTCCCTCTGCTCTGGTGTTTAGTATCTGtgcaacactgacacactgtccATACGGCTAAACAGAGACTAAGAAAGAGTTACAGAACAGAAATGAGTTGCAACAATCAGATGGTCTCTTCTGAGGAGTCCGTGGAAATTGAGAGTGTGACCTTCATCCCAGAACAAACAGATATGACTGACCAAAATAATGCAATGAGTGTGGACATAGGGGCGCGCTGTGAAAATGTCCATAAACAAACAAGTTTAGATGCAATGTGTGATGCTATCAAAGTGGCCACAGACGCCATTGAGCGAGACAACGACACTTTGAGACAAAAAATTCAGAAGCTGAAGAACAACTTCACTGGCAAAGCCTTAAATAACAGGTATGATAATATCAAAGCAGAGCACGAAGCCGCAAGGAAGCAAAATGTGGCGCTGTGGCAAGAAATAGAGGAACTTCGTAAAAGGCTTCATGATGAAGCTACTTTGGAGGAAATGTGCAGCACAATGAAGGAGGCAGCAGCTGCCACGAGGCTCCAAAACCATGTCTTGCAAGAGGAGATCCAAAGGCTCAAGGAGAAGAACCAAAATATAAAAGCTTTGGATGAAACCTACAATGTGCTGAAGGCAGAGAAAGCGGTGATAAATGATGAGCTGAGacaaaatatacagaatatttcTGAAGAGCTCCAACGTGAAAGGGCTTCACAGGAAAGGaatgaggaaatgaaagagTCAATAGAGACCATGACAAAGCTAAACAATGCACTGCGACAAGAACTCAAGGAGGTCTACAAAGAGTACGACAGTCAAAAGATTTGGGGCGTCAAGTGCAGGGAGAAGAGGTACGGCATAGTGAGTTTGAGCATGCAAAATGATAATATGAAACAAGAAGTTGAGACAATTTCCAGTCGGCTCCTGGGACGGAAAACCATGAACGACCAATATAAAGCCctgaagacagaggaaaaagctCTCCAggctgaacaaaacaaactttacaAAAAATGTAACGTTCTCTACTCACAGTTTCTaaaagaagaagacagtgaAGGCAAATACAATACACTGAGAGAGGAGGTAGAGGAGTTAAGACAGCGCAACGATGGACTAGAACGAGATATCCAGAACTTCAGAGAGAAGAGCGCAAACAGACATGCTGACAAGGCAGATTTCAAAGCAATGACCGCAGAGAAAAAGGCTCTGGCTCTGCGGAGCAGCGCCATGAAAGACATCAGGAATCGTGTCatagaagaagaggatgaagagcagggCCAACAAAGTCAAAGCCCAACGGTCAGGGGCTCTGGGACAGACTCCAAAGTGGTAAAGTCTTGGAGGTCACGTTTCAAACACTGATGATGGGGAAGATGCCACACGAGCCAGGAAAATGATGAGCAGAAGCTTTGGAAGGTGAGTTAAGCGCTGAACTCTCTACGGGCCGCTGGAACGCAATGTCATCGCTCTCCGAAAGTGTCAAAGAGAATGGGCCAAACTCCGGCCTCACACAAGAGGGTGAGGGTCTCTGGCATGGGTTCACTACGGGTGCTCCGTTGATCCCACAAGAATGCCAgtttagaaaaataatcagaaaaacgttaaataaacaacaacaaattggTCATTGATTAATAAGTGGTGAGTGTTTCGTGTTTTGACATATCCGTCATTATCATGTGACATACAGGTAATGAGTTCCCACAGATAATGGTAGCCTTAATACATAGAGGTCTTAGTGGGAGAGGTGTAGGTgtgaataacaaaataaatgatggctgaattccatttagatGGGTTGGTTTTGTTTATTCTAAAGTTATTAGTAACAAGTTGAGCTGAGCTGTGTACACAGTCACTCCCTACTACATGAAATGTATGCTCTGTAGACAGCATGCTCTGTAGTGCCCTCAGATATTCCCCAATAGAACCCAAAAAAGTCCCCATAGCATGTACACTGTTTTCTActaacaatcccacaatgcagtgtGTCACCTTTTACAAATGCTGTACATGTGatagaaaatgatgatgacCACTGAGTGTCTGAAATCCCACTCTGTTATTTAGTGAGTTAGTTAAGggagtgatttttttctttaaccttGCGAGCAGCTGGATTCATGAGATCACCATCACGTGAGGGGTTAGTGTTTGTTATGTTAAGTGCTGCAAAGAGAGAGTCC comes from Pempheris klunzingeri isolate RE-2024b chromosome 7, fPemKlu1.hap1, whole genome shotgun sequence and encodes:
- the seta gene encoding SET nuclear proto-oncogene a produces the protein MSASAAKVSKKELNSNHDGADETSEKEQQEAIEHIDEVQNEIDRLNEQASEEILKVEQKYNKLRQPFFQKRSELIAKIPNFWVTTFVNHPQVSALLGEEDEEALHYLSRVEVTEFEDIKSGYRIDFYFDENPYFENKVLSKEFHLNESGDPSSKSTEIKWKSGKDLTKRSSQTQNKAGRKRQHEEPESFFTWFTDHADAGADELGEVIKDDIWPNPLQYYLVPDMDDEEGEGEDDEEDEEGLEDIDEEGDEDGEEDEEDDGEDGEDDEGEDD
- the LOC139204348 gene encoding uncharacterized protein, with product MRCTRSLRLHVKQLERFIMCYTSFVLLFHPAAYRPGEACAAEAEKGGTSPATLILCRACGHELAAGADMHFVPSRLALSSRNDTSVGGRRVNIQLFENPHGHQFEVITFRKADVEQHWPADKHFSWFPGYSWTVATCPRCKTHLGWAFQPSDWPDTITKTKFEESEQTFLALITHRLLREDFASSLLVTPKSFMS